In Alteromonas sp. V450, the following proteins share a genomic window:
- a CDS encoding chemotaxis protein CheX, with translation MNADFVNPFIAGLLNVMETMAQTKLTPGKPKRKQSDIAKGDVSGLIGMVGPDVRGSMSITFDENLALTIMERMVGERPEKLDAEVGDMVGEVTNMICGNAKRDLAERGYEFGMATPIVVSGRQHTISHQVDGAKIILPFMCDEGLAHLEICFDK, from the coding sequence ATGAATGCTGATTTCGTTAACCCTTTCATCGCAGGTCTGTTAAACGTTATGGAAACCATGGCGCAAACAAAACTTACACCCGGCAAACCAAAGCGCAAGCAAAGCGATATAGCCAAAGGTGATGTATCTGGTCTTATTGGCATGGTTGGACCTGACGTAAGGGGCTCTATGTCAATAACGTTCGATGAAAATTTGGCGTTAACAATCATGGAAAGAATGGTGGGCGAGCGTCCAGAGAAATTAGACGCTGAAGTCGGCGATATGGTTGGGGAAGTTACCAACATGATATGTGGTAACGCAAAACGAGACCTTGCAGAACGCGGGTACGAGTTTGGAATGGCCACCCCTATTGTGGTATCAGGAAGGCAACATACCATAAGTCACCAAGTTGACGGTGCTAAAATTATCCTTCCTTTTATGTGCGACGAAGGGCTTGCTCATTTGGAAATTTGTTTTGACAAATAA
- the mutL gene encoding DNA mismatch repair endonuclease MutL, with the protein MPIQLLSPQLANQIAAGEVVERPASVVKELLENSLDAGASKIEIDIEKGGHKRIKIKDNGCGIAKHELQLALSRHATSKITTLDDLEQILSLGFRGEALASISSVTRLTLTSKTAEQNEAWQAYCEGREMAVNVKPAAHPTGTTIDVADLFYNTPARRKFLRTEKTEFQHIEDVVKRIALSHPNVSFVLSHNHKVIKRYMSDKAGKLETRIGAVVGQKFVQNAVHISAEYDGLTINAWLGNELMLRSSNDCQFSFVNGRGMRDKLIMHAIRQAYETVWGVIEQPSFVVYLTVDPKDVDVNVHPAKHEVRFQQSRLVHDFICKSVCDALNEATNTGERPLRSLETGVNHDYIRPLQEQRSEEKSTSFSAYKSQYNDSPSDNVAERSVPLDATGARSKPSTGVFSVGSQRQSKGPSAAYQANFSALMTPMGNSDRDATASNVGIEHCHLSPRCRIYPLKETIYLLPLEKFATIWLGELFLNAKHSQPLLMPVALQCDDVDEKILEFLNSSHFEINKTAGKYRLQQVPAGTRHLPWIKWFEHLLGVKSNAQHNAIDVVIKDMSLSEHDLDDEVAGAIWYWLDHQSHSKQWEIIEQFGKVRPLELVLNVWEK; encoded by the coding sequence GTGCCTATACAACTTTTGTCTCCTCAATTAGCAAACCAAATTGCCGCAGGTGAGGTGGTTGAGCGCCCGGCTTCTGTGGTTAAAGAGCTATTGGAGAATAGCCTTGATGCTGGCGCGTCAAAAATAGAGATTGATATTGAAAAGGGCGGCCATAAAAGAATAAAAATCAAAGATAACGGCTGCGGGATAGCAAAGCATGAACTTCAGCTTGCATTGAGTCGCCATGCAACAAGTAAAATCACTACGCTTGATGATTTAGAACAGATTTTATCATTAGGTTTTCGGGGAGAGGCATTAGCAAGTATTAGCTCTGTCACTAGGCTTACGTTAACGTCTAAAACCGCTGAGCAAAATGAAGCGTGGCAAGCATACTGTGAAGGTCGTGAAATGGCGGTGAATGTTAAGCCTGCAGCGCATCCGACAGGAACGACCATAGATGTAGCCGATCTGTTTTATAATACGCCGGCGCGACGTAAATTCCTGCGAACAGAAAAAACCGAATTTCAGCATATAGAAGACGTAGTAAAACGGATAGCGTTGAGTCACCCTAACGTTTCCTTTGTGCTATCGCACAATCATAAAGTCATCAAACGCTATATGTCTGATAAAGCGGGTAAACTTGAGACTCGTATTGGTGCGGTGGTAGGACAAAAATTTGTGCAAAATGCGGTTCATATCAGCGCAGAGTACGATGGATTAACTATCAATGCGTGGTTGGGCAACGAGTTGATGCTGCGAAGCAGCAATGATTGCCAATTTAGCTTCGTCAACGGCCGGGGCATGCGCGATAAACTTATTATGCACGCTATTCGACAGGCCTATGAAACGGTTTGGGGTGTCATTGAGCAACCGAGCTTTGTCGTATATTTAACTGTTGACCCTAAAGATGTTGACGTAAACGTGCATCCGGCAAAACATGAAGTGCGGTTTCAACAGAGCAGACTCGTCCACGATTTTATTTGTAAGTCAGTATGCGATGCGTTAAATGAAGCGACAAACACTGGTGAGAGGCCATTACGGTCGCTGGAAACGGGTGTTAATCACGACTATATTCGTCCACTTCAAGAGCAACGCAGCGAGGAAAAGTCGACGTCGTTTAGTGCTTATAAATCACAATACAATGATAGTCCCTCTGACAACGTGGCAGAAAGATCTGTGCCATTAGATGCAACTGGAGCGCGTTCTAAACCTAGTACAGGCGTATTCAGTGTCGGTTCCCAGCGCCAATCGAAGGGACCGAGTGCTGCTTATCAGGCAAACTTCTCTGCACTCATGACGCCTATGGGTAATAGCGATAGAGATGCCACGGCTTCCAACGTTGGTATAGAACATTGTCACCTTTCACCGCGCTGTAGGATTTACCCCCTGAAAGAAACTATTTACCTTTTACCTTTGGAAAAGTTTGCAACTATTTGGCTAGGCGAACTATTTTTAAATGCTAAACATAGTCAACCATTGCTGATGCCGGTTGCGTTACAATGTGATGACGTCGATGAGAAAATACTCGAATTTTTGAATTCGTCTCATTTTGAAATAAATAAAACCGCAGGCAAATACAGATTACAGCAGGTGCCTGCTGGGACGCGTCATTTGCCATGGATTAAGTGGTTTGAGCACCTGTTAGGCGTTAAGTCGAATGCACAACACAACGCCATCGATGTTGTAATTAAAGATATGAGTTTATCGGAACATGATTTAGATGATGAGGTAGCCGGCGCTATATGGTACTGGTTGGATCACCAAAGTCACTCTAAACAATGGGAAATTATTGAACAATTTGGTAAAGTGCGCCCGTTAGAATTAGTGCTTAATGTATGGGAGAAATAA
- a CDS encoding secondary thiamine-phosphate synthase enzyme YjbQ: protein MTNNIWQSEKITLERFPRGFHLITQRIESSLPSIKRVEVGLLHLFLQHTSASLTINENADPTVRQDLEAYFNHSVKEELSFFRHTYEGKDDMPAHIKSSILGCQLTIPVQQGKLMLGTWQGIILGEHRDNGGRRTIVATLQGIAA from the coding sequence TTGACAAATAATATATGGCAGTCTGAAAAAATTACACTCGAGCGTTTCCCAAGGGGCTTCCATCTCATCACTCAACGGATTGAATCGTCGCTGCCATCGATAAAAAGGGTTGAAGTTGGGTTATTGCACCTTTTTCTTCAACACACGAGTGCAAGTCTTACAATCAATGAAAATGCTGACCCTACGGTGCGTCAAGACTTAGAAGCATATTTCAACCATAGTGTAAAAGAAGAGCTTTCTTTTTTCAGGCATACTTATGAAGGTAAAGATGATATGCCTGCTCATATAAAATCGAGTATACTAGGGTGTCAGCTTACGATTCCTGTCCAACAAGGCAAGCTTATGCTAGGAACATGGCAAGGAATAATACTCGGCGAACACCGAGACAACGGTGGAAGACGAACAATAGTTGCCACATTACAAGGGATAGCAGCATAA
- the queG gene encoding tRNA epoxyqueuosine(34) reductase QueG — MSEISSIDLVELANNIKAWGTALGFQQVGISDIDLHQHESHLQEWLDNGYHGDMAFMENHGMKRARPNELVPGTLRVISVRMNYLPPDASFAKHLNMPEVGYISRYALGRDYHKVLRKRLKQLGEKITASLAHTQYRPFVDSAPVLEHAIAEKAGIGWTGKHSLTLNKEAGSWFFLGELFINLPLPVDAPIEEGCGSCTACLTICPTNAIIAPYKVDARRCISYLTIESDKDIPEDLRPMMGNRIYGCDDCQLVCPWNRFADITSEQDFHPRQVLHGQSLNALFSWSEETFLRNTEGSPIRRIGFEKWQRNIAVALGNAPYNEQSILLLKERRGCVSDLVDRHIDWALKQQQEKQQVSDAQNRQQSRLIRVIEKGLPRDA, encoded by the coding sequence ATGTCCGAAATTAGTTCTATCGACCTTGTTGAATTGGCCAACAATATCAAGGCTTGGGGTACAGCGCTAGGCTTTCAGCAGGTTGGCATCAGCGATATTGATTTACATCAGCACGAGTCACACCTTCAGGAATGGTTAGACAATGGCTATCACGGTGACATGGCCTTTATGGAGAACCATGGGATGAAGCGTGCCCGGCCAAATGAGCTGGTACCCGGTACGTTGCGGGTGATCAGCGTTCGCATGAATTACTTACCGCCGGACGCCTCGTTTGCCAAGCATTTAAACATGCCTGAAGTAGGGTATATTAGTCGCTATGCGCTGGGCCGTGACTATCATAAAGTGTTGCGCAAACGTTTGAAGCAACTGGGTGAGAAAATTACCGCCTCTCTGGCTCATACCCAATATCGCCCCTTTGTAGACTCGGCCCCCGTGTTGGAACACGCCATTGCCGAAAAAGCCGGTATCGGTTGGACGGGGAAGCACAGCCTGACATTAAATAAAGAAGCCGGTTCTTGGTTCTTCTTAGGTGAGCTCTTTATCAATTTGCCGTTACCCGTTGATGCACCAATTGAAGAAGGCTGCGGTAGCTGCACAGCGTGTTTAACCATTTGCCCGACAAACGCCATTATCGCACCTTATAAAGTAGATGCCCGTCGCTGCATTTCCTACCTCACCATTGAGTCAGACAAAGATATTCCCGAAGATTTGCGGCCTATGATGGGTAATCGCATTTATGGTTGCGACGACTGCCAGTTGGTCTGCCCTTGGAATCGATTCGCTGATATAACCAGTGAACAAGATTTTCATCCAAGGCAGGTACTTCACGGTCAAAGCCTGAATGCACTTTTCAGCTGGTCAGAGGAAACCTTCTTACGCAACACCGAGGGGTCTCCCATTAGACGGATTGGCTTTGAGAAGTGGCAGCGAAATATTGCCGTTGCGTTAGGAAACGCCCCATATAATGAACAAAGCATTCTACTTTTAAAAGAAAGGCGAGGTTGCGTAAGTGACTTGGTGGACAGACACATTGATTGGGCGCTCAAACAGCAGCAAGAAAAACAACAGGTATCTGACGCTCAAAACAGGCAACAATCGCGACTTATTCGCGTCATTGAAAAAGGTTTACCGAGAGACGCCTAG
- the nudC gene encoding NAD(+) diphosphatase yields MMIKLHEEKMATKRAIWVVFSRSKILVREQDKTVPIGLISDFPFLAAYSDSIHQLPPLNETAHKEMPVFVVDLGSQRFDEPGWERASLRQLLYSEPGAAFSIFGRAWQYVHFIRTHQFCGQCGAKTELVSWEMAVHCHQCQHRSYPRVSPCIIVSIHNRKQILLARGVRHKEANMYSTLAGFVESGEDLEQAVHREVFEEVGVKVKNLQYFGSQPWPFPHSLMIGFIAEYDSGDIKCQENEIDDAQWFDAECLPNIPPRLSIAGKLIEKTLSLIADK; encoded by the coding sequence ATGATGATAAAACTACACGAAGAAAAGATGGCAACCAAACGCGCAATTTGGGTTGTGTTTAGCCGTTCTAAAATTCTCGTTCGAGAGCAGGATAAAACAGTTCCTATCGGTTTGATCTCAGATTTTCCTTTTCTTGCTGCATACAGTGACAGCATTCATCAATTACCGCCGCTTAATGAGACTGCACATAAAGAGATGCCGGTTTTTGTCGTTGATCTCGGTTCACAGCGCTTTGACGAGCCTGGCTGGGAGAGAGCATCTTTACGACAGTTGCTTTACAGTGAACCAGGCGCTGCGTTTTCTATTTTCGGGAGAGCGTGGCAATACGTTCATTTTATCCGTACCCATCAATTTTGCGGCCAATGTGGAGCGAAAACCGAATTAGTTAGCTGGGAAATGGCCGTGCACTGTCACCAATGTCAACACCGAAGCTACCCTCGAGTTTCACCGTGTATCATTGTTTCAATTCACAACAGAAAACAAATACTGCTAGCGAGAGGTGTACGTCACAAAGAGGCTAACATGTATTCGACGTTAGCTGGTTTTGTTGAGAGTGGGGAAGACCTAGAGCAAGCTGTCCATCGAGAGGTATTTGAAGAGGTGGGTGTTAAGGTGAAAAATTTACAATATTTTGGCAGTCAACCTTGGCCTTTTCCGCACTCTTTGATGATAGGCTTCATTGCGGAATATGATAGCGGTGATATTAAATGCCAAGAAAATGAAATTGATGATGCTCAGTGGTTTGATGCAGAATGTCTTCCGAACATACCGCCCCGATTATCGATAGCAGGTAAGCTGATTGAAAAGACACTGTCTCTAATCGCCGACAAATAA
- the tsaE gene encoding tRNA (adenosine(37)-N6)-threonylcarbamoyltransferase complex ATPase subunit type 1 TsaE yields MSYPHTSFFANEVDDTAQLAKDLAQAVSSQLPTDAVIYLNGDLGAGKTTFSRYFIQSLGHSGSVKSPTYTLVEPYELDDVNIYHFDLYRLADPEELEFMGIRDYFGSGAIALVEWSEKGGEYLASPDLVISINIMPSGRQFTLEAKSAHGAKLLQQCKRV; encoded by the coding sequence ATGTCTTACCCGCACACCTCTTTTTTTGCTAATGAAGTAGATGATACCGCGCAGCTTGCCAAAGACTTAGCGCAAGCTGTTTCAAGTCAACTCCCCACCGATGCTGTTATTTATTTAAACGGCGATTTAGGTGCAGGGAAAACGACGTTTAGCCGTTATTTCATTCAATCACTAGGTCATTCAGGTAGCGTTAAAAGTCCAACCTATACATTGGTTGAACCTTATGAGCTGGACGACGTCAATATTTATCACTTTGACCTTTACCGCCTAGCCGACCCAGAAGAGTTAGAGTTCATGGGAATTCGCGATTATTTTGGCTCGGGTGCCATTGCGCTTGTTGAATGGTCGGAAAAAGGGGGCGAATACTTGGCATCCCCGGACTTAGTGATTAGTATAAATATTATGCCATCGGGTAGGCAGTTTACTCTGGAAGCAAAAAGTGCCCACGGTGCGAAATTGCTTCAACAATGCAAGCGCGTGTAG
- a CDS encoding NAD(P)H-hydrate dehydratase, with product MLDTQLTSSLSYKLFRADQVRENEGQAAADSGCDLFTLMQRAGDVVFKQCLELMPNSDVYLVLVGQGNNAGDGYIAAINAKLAGKQVHLCAVEPERTLEGDAGKAQQRWLDAGGSINGFDAALLEKSDVVIDALLGTGINSYIRNEFADVIDAVNASSTPVVSVDVPSGLDANTGQSLGRCVQADITVTFVGIKPGLVTGAGKQSCGKLVYADLGIGKAFQALAKASATMLNIDHFKGMGPREINSHKGTYGRLLCIGGNRGTAGAIRLASEAALRSGAGMVRVYTHESSVVQVSAGRPELMVTDFNLEDALAWATCVVIGPGLGQDEWAESTFETTMKHCQSQNKPVVIDADALNLLCKQSTAYTLSDSILTPHAGEAARLLGVSIDDVESDRFNYARQCSQRYHAVCVLKGAGTLIDNEKKTWVCRHGNPGMATAGSGDVLSGILGALLAQGVETDIAAKYGVVLHAKAGDDIAQLYGQRGMIASDLFDAVRALINH from the coding sequence ATGCTAGATACTCAATTAACATCAAGTTTATCATACAAACTATTTCGGGCCGATCAGGTTAGAGAAAATGAGGGGCAAGCCGCCGCTGACTCGGGCTGTGATTTGTTTACGTTGATGCAACGAGCCGGTGATGTGGTGTTCAAACAATGTTTAGAGCTAATGCCAAATTCAGATGTTTATTTAGTATTAGTGGGCCAAGGTAATAATGCGGGCGATGGCTACATAGCGGCAATCAATGCAAAACTTGCGGGTAAGCAAGTACATTTATGCGCGGTAGAGCCTGAACGTACCCTCGAGGGTGATGCAGGCAAAGCTCAGCAGCGTTGGCTTGATGCCGGAGGAAGTATCAATGGCTTTGACGCTGCACTACTTGAGAAGTCTGACGTAGTAATTGATGCACTCCTTGGTACAGGTATTAATAGCTATATTCGTAACGAGTTTGCCGATGTAATCGATGCGGTAAATGCGTCATCAACACCTGTAGTAAGTGTCGATGTTCCTTCTGGCCTTGATGCTAACACTGGGCAAAGCTTAGGCCGCTGTGTGCAGGCCGATATCACGGTGACATTTGTCGGTATAAAGCCTGGGCTTGTAACCGGCGCGGGTAAACAGTCTTGCGGTAAATTAGTTTATGCAGATTTAGGTATTGGTAAAGCCTTTCAAGCGCTCGCCAAAGCCAGTGCGACCATGCTGAATATTGACCATTTTAAAGGGATGGGGCCACGGGAGATTAACAGTCATAAAGGGACGTATGGACGACTGCTGTGCATTGGCGGTAATCGCGGAACGGCAGGCGCTATTCGCCTAGCCAGTGAAGCCGCACTACGAAGTGGTGCGGGAATGGTACGCGTATATACCCATGAATCTTCAGTTGTTCAGGTCAGTGCAGGTAGACCCGAACTCATGGTCACCGACTTCAACTTAGAAGATGCACTAGCGTGGGCGACCTGTGTGGTCATTGGACCGGGTCTTGGGCAAGACGAATGGGCAGAAAGCACATTTGAAACCACCATGAAACACTGTCAAAGCCAGAATAAGCCAGTGGTCATCGATGCCGACGCGCTGAATTTGTTGTGTAAGCAGTCAACCGCTTACACGTTGTCGGACAGTATTTTAACCCCTCACGCAGGTGAGGCCGCGCGTTTACTTGGTGTTTCTATTGATGATGTAGAAAGTGACCGTTTTAACTACGCAAGACAGTGCTCACAGCGATACCACGCAGTCTGTGTACTAAAAGGAGCGGGCACGCTTATCGACAATGAAAAGAAAACCTGGGTTTGCCGTCACGGTAATCCTGGAATGGCTACCGCTGGAAGCGGTGACGTGCTGAGCGGAATTTTAGGTGCACTGCTGGCGCAAGGTGTAGAAACGGATATCGCGGCAAAATATGGTGTAGTGCTTCATGCTAAGGCAGGTGATGATATTGCCCAACTATATGGTCAACGTGGTATGATAGCGAGTGATTTGTTCGACGCAGTACGTGCGCTTATCAACCACTAA
- a CDS encoding N-acetylmuramoyl-L-alanine amidase, translating to MVRSVVSILLLCFVVQFAYGAQNNIDGVRIWPSPDNTRVVFDMKSAPEFTYFTLKNPLRLVIDLNNTSDTAKLSGIENSGDLIKKLRYSTPKNKSSARVVVELNRNTKPSLFAVTPDGAYGHRLVIDLPDSAPQPSPTLSASTSVGTVVIDDSSSARDRDIIVAIDAGHGGHDPGSVGPSGTFEKHITLSIAKKLENMINAELGMRAIMTRSGDNYVSPNRRPEIARERKADLLISIHADAFSQPQPRGGSVWVLSMRRADTELGRWLEKSERHSELLGGAAEVISDKSSERYLTETILGLSMDHSMAASHDLGNKVVEELKQVTSLHKRKPQAASFAVLTAPDIPSILVEVGFISNPQEEKNLNWGKHRERLAKAMFEATKRYFKQVPPDGTLWASEKAKNRTHKVRSGESLSLLAQRYNVKISSIKAANDLSSDVVRVGQVLNIPRT from the coding sequence ATGGTGCGCAGTGTAGTTTCGATATTATTATTGTGTTTCGTGGTGCAGTTTGCATACGGCGCGCAAAATAACATCGACGGGGTGAGAATATGGCCGTCGCCAGACAATACCCGTGTTGTTTTCGATATGAAATCAGCGCCAGAGTTCACCTATTTTACGCTTAAAAATCCGCTTCGGCTTGTCATCGATCTCAACAACACCAGCGACACCGCTAAGCTTTCTGGTATAGAAAACAGCGGTGATTTGATTAAAAAGTTGCGCTACTCCACACCGAAAAACAAATCATCTGCCAGAGTAGTTGTTGAGCTCAATAGAAATACAAAGCCTTCGTTATTTGCAGTAACCCCCGACGGTGCTTACGGGCACAGGTTGGTGATCGACCTACCGGATAGCGCGCCGCAGCCGTCGCCAACGTTATCAGCGTCGACATCAGTCGGCACTGTCGTTATTGATGATTCTTCCAGCGCCCGCGACCGAGACATCATCGTTGCTATTGATGCCGGCCACGGAGGGCATGATCCTGGCTCAGTGGGTCCGTCTGGAACATTTGAAAAACATATTACTCTCAGTATCGCCAAAAAATTAGAGAACATGATTAATGCTGAATTAGGCATGAGAGCAATAATGACGCGCAGCGGAGATAATTACGTATCACCAAACAGACGGCCCGAGATAGCACGCGAAAGAAAAGCTGATTTGTTAATCTCTATACACGCCGATGCGTTTAGTCAGCCTCAACCACGCGGTGGGTCAGTTTGGGTTCTGTCAATGCGCAGAGCAGATACAGAATTGGGCCGTTGGTTGGAAAAGTCAGAGCGACATTCAGAATTGCTGGGTGGTGCAGCTGAAGTAATAAGCGATAAATCTAGCGAGCGCTATCTTACCGAAACAATTTTAGGGCTCTCTATGGATCACAGTATGGCTGCAAGCCACGATCTCGGCAACAAAGTGGTTGAGGAACTAAAGCAAGTAACCAGCCTTCACAAAAGAAAGCCTCAGGCAGCCAGCTTTGCGGTTTTGACCGCACCCGATATACCCTCTATTCTCGTCGAGGTTGGTTTTATATCGAATCCGCAAGAGGAAAAAAACCTCAATTGGGGTAAGCATCGCGAGCGTTTGGCTAAAGCTATGTTTGAAGCGACAAAACGATATTTTAAGCAAGTTCCTCCAGATGGTACACTTTGGGCGTCAGAAAAAGCGAAAAATCGAACCCATAAAGTCCGCAGTGGCGAGTCACTTTCACTTTTGGCGCAGCGCTACAACGTTAAAATAAGTAGCATTAAGGCTGCTAATGATTTGTCCAGTGATGTTGTGCGGGTCGGCCAGGTTTTAAATATTCCGAGAACATAG
- the hemE gene encoding uroporphyrinogen decarboxylase, whose amino-acid sequence MSQNFPSVDKPALKNDRYLRALLKQPVDVTPVWMMRQAGRYLPEYKATRAEAGDFMSLCKNAELACEVTLQPLRRFPLDAAILFSDILTIPDAMGLGLYFETGEGPRFKNPITCKADVDKIGLPDPEGELQYVMNAVRTIRRELKGEVPLIGFSGSPWTLATYMVEGGSSKAFTKIKKMAFAEPATLHALLAKLADSVTEYLNAQIAAGAQSVMVFDTWGGVLSPRDYKAFSLQYMERIVNGLTRENEGRKVPVTLFTKNGGMWLESIAATGCDAVGLDWTIDIKEARARIGDKVALQGNMDPSMLYAQPQRIEQEVASILEGYGEGSGHVFNLGHGIHLDVPPENAGVFVNAVHELSKQYHK is encoded by the coding sequence ATGTCGCAAAATTTCCCCAGTGTTGATAAGCCCGCGTTGAAGAACGATCGTTATTTACGTGCGTTACTTAAGCAGCCGGTTGATGTCACACCTGTATGGATGATGCGACAAGCAGGGCGTTACCTTCCAGAATATAAGGCAACGCGGGCAGAAGCTGGCGACTTTATGTCTCTGTGCAAAAACGCCGAGCTTGCGTGTGAAGTTACATTGCAACCTTTACGTCGTTTCCCTCTCGACGCTGCAATTCTCTTTTCGGATATTTTGACCATTCCAGATGCGATGGGCCTCGGTCTTTACTTTGAAACAGGTGAAGGCCCACGCTTTAAAAATCCAATCACGTGTAAAGCAGATGTGGATAAAATTGGCCTTCCTGATCCAGAAGGCGAATTACAGTACGTAATGAACGCCGTCCGTACCATTCGCCGTGAGCTTAAAGGTGAAGTGCCGTTAATTGGTTTTTCTGGAAGCCCTTGGACGCTAGCGACATACATGGTTGAAGGTGGTTCAAGTAAAGCCTTTACTAAAATTAAAAAAATGGCCTTTGCTGAGCCAGCAACGCTTCATGCGTTACTAGCAAAACTGGCTGATTCTGTTACCGAGTACTTAAATGCTCAAATCGCTGCGGGCGCGCAGTCAGTCATGGTATTTGATACCTGGGGCGGCGTGTTATCTCCTCGCGACTACAAAGCGTTCTCGCTTCAATACATGGAGCGCATCGTAAATGGACTGACCCGCGAAAACGAAGGTAGAAAAGTGCCTGTTACCTTGTTTACAAAAAACGGGGGCATGTGGCTTGAATCGATTGCGGCAACAGGCTGTGACGCAGTAGGTTTAGATTGGACTATCGACATCAAAGAGGCGCGTGCGCGCATTGGCGATAAGGTAGCGCTTCAGGGTAACATGGACCCTTCAATGTTGTATGCTCAGCCGCAAAGAATCGAGCAAGAAGTGGCGTCTATTTTAGAAGGTTACGGCGAAGGAAGCGGTCACGTATTTAATTTAGGCCATGGTATTCACCTAGACGTACCACCTGAGAATGCCGGTGTTTTCGTTAATGCGGTACACGAACTTAGTAAGCAATATCACAAGTAA
- a CDS encoding transcriptional repressor — MNKSTLIHKARAFCEQRGARFTPLREKVYEILVAKHGPMGAYELLDELKETESSAKPATVYRALDFLLDFGLIHRLESTNAFVACYHFGCNHPVQFLICDSCGDVVEIQSEGLQETLQNQAEQHGFKVFKQTIEAHGLCSDCKQSEKASMEEKQHEC; from the coding sequence ATGAATAAATCAACGCTGATCCATAAAGCACGAGCGTTTTGCGAACAACGAGGAGCCAGATTCACTCCTTTACGAGAAAAGGTATACGAAATTCTGGTTGCAAAGCACGGCCCGATGGGTGCTTATGAGTTGCTTGATGAACTAAAAGAAACTGAGTCCAGCGCCAAGCCAGCAACCGTGTATCGCGCATTAGATTTTCTTTTGGATTTCGGACTTATTCATCGCTTAGAATCCACCAACGCTTTTGTAGCTTGCTATCACTTCGGATGTAATCACCCGGTGCAATTTTTGATTTGCGATAGCTGTGGTGATGTTGTAGAGATACAGTCAGAGGGCTTACAGGAAACACTTCAAAACCAAGCTGAGCAGCACGGCTTTAAGGTTTTTAAGCAGACGATAGAAGCACATGGCTTATGTTCTGATTGTAAGCAATCAGAAAAAGCGTCTATGGAGGAGAAACAACATGAATGCTGA